ACGGCATGGGTTCGAATTCCGTCATGGACACCAATGCTTTCAACAACTGACAAAGGCATAAATATACCTGTCTCATCTAGCTGATCCTGATGAGACAGGCATATTTGTGCCAATCATTTGCCCTCCGGCATGGCGTCTATACCATTCACGCGGCCCTGTGGGGGAGCTTCCAATCTGGCCGAATAAAGTGGCAGGTATAGCCGTTTGGAATACGCTCCAGGTAGTCCTGATGCTCCGGCTCCGCCTCCCAGAAAGGCCCGGCAGCCACTACTTCCGTCACCGCCTTACCCGGCCAAAGGCCCGAGGCATTGACGTCCGCGATCGTCTCCTCCGCCGTGCGCTTCTGTTCCTCATTCGTGTAGAAGATCGCAGAGCGATAGCTGGTTCCAAGATCATTTCCCTGCCGGTTCAGTGTCGTCGGGTCGTGAATCTGGAAGAAGAACTCGAGCAACTTACGATAGCTTATCTGCTTCGGATCGAAGACGATCTCAATCGCTTCGGCATGAGTGCCATGGTTGCGATAAGTTGCATTTTCTACATCGCCACCGGCGTATCCGACTCGCGTGGAGATCACTCCGGGATACCGGCGCAAAAGATCCTGCATCCCCCAGAAGCAGCCACCAGCCAAGATTGCGGTCTCAAAAGAACTCATTGTGTTACTCCTCCTTCGGATCGAATAATTTCAAATAATCGCCGTAGCCTTCGCTTTCAAGCTCGTCCACGGGAATAAACCGCAGCGAAGCGGAGTTGATGCAGTATCGAAGACCACCTGCTTCCTGCGGGCCGTCGTCGAATACATGCCCAAGATGACTGTCACCGTGGCTCGAACGCACCTCAGTCCGGGCCATGCCGTAACTGTTATCAGGCCGCTGCTCCACATTGTCGCCCTCGACCGGCTTGGTAAAGCTAGGCCATCCACAATCGCTGTCAAACTTGTCGAGCGAAGAAAAGAGCGGCTCACCAGAGACCACGTCTACATAGAGACCAGGTTCGCTATAGTCCCAATAGGCATTATCGAATGGCCGTTCCGTTCCACTCTGCTGTGTGACCTGAAACTGTTCGGGAGACAGTCGAGCAATTGCATCTGGGTCCTTGGTGTAATTTGGCATTTTTTCCGCCGATCTTGAGCTAATTCCATTAGCTGTTGATTTGATCTTTCCGACGACAAAGCAGATGCAGCTTTGTTCAGGAAAAATGCTTATTGCTTGTTCAGCCCAGGTTCGAGGGCGAGCGAAATCGCCTACCTTCCCCACGATCCAGCAAGCTAAGTGATGCATCTGGCAGGTTCTTGAGCGGCTGCAACTCCGACCTGGGATAACCCAATCTGGCTGATCCCACTATACCGCCAAGTTCGTAATACGATCCGTGAAGACTCGTAGATATCCCAGCGGAACTTCATGAAGTTCCGCGCCGGAAACCAACCCATGTCGACCTTGTGGAAAGGCTCCGTATCGGATCGCTGCGAAACCGAAAATCGACTAAGTGCATCGTACTAAATTGCTTATTTCGGAGGACAACATGGCAAGGCCAACCTGGTCAGGGCAAATCCAGATTTCTCTAGTGTCGATTGGAGTCAAAATTTTTCCCGCAAGCAACTCCGCCCGCCAGGTGGAGTTCCACCAGATTGACCGAAAGACTGGCAAGCGGGTCCACCATCAGAACGTTGCCGAAGGCGAGTCGGTCGAACAGAAGGACGTTATCAAAGGCTTCGAGTACGCCAAGGGAATGTATGTTCAGATCGAACCGGATGAGCTGAAGCGACTTCGCATTCCGACAGCGACCGTCATGGAGATCAGGCAATTCGTGAAGGCCGAAGAGATATCGCGGGAGCTGATCGACAGACCATATTTTGTTGCCCCCAAAGATGAGGCACAGGCTAAAGCGCTCGCTATCATGCGCAAGGGACTCGCTCAGACCGGCACCATGGGAATCGGCGAGATCGCCTTCAGCGGCCGCGAGCACCTTGTCGCTATCGCCGCGCCTCTTGACCCGAAACAAGGTGGGTTGATGCTATACACCTTGCGATACAAAGAAGAGCTGCGAGATCCTCAGTCAGCTGTCGGCAGTGTCAAGGACACCGCTATAGATTCCAAAGAACTGTCGCTGGCAAAACAACTGATCAGCAGCGGCACCTCGACGTTCGATCATGCAGCCTACAAAAATGACTATGAGAGTGCCGTCCGAAAACTGGTAGATGCAAAGCGTAAGAACAAGCCGTTGCCGGTCGAAGAGCCGAAGCAAAGATCAGGCAAGGTCATCAACCTCATGGACGCCCTTCGCCAGAGTCTGGCGAAGAAGAAGACCTCTTCCACTTCATCGCAGAAAGGCTCCGCCCGTCGTGGAAAGGCTGCTTGATGACTACCATCAGCGGTATGCTTTGCCTGGTCTCCAACGGAGTGGCTCGATGGGGGGACAATGAAGACACACCGAAAGCAGGCACCATCCGATGCGGTTGAGGAACAACTTGAGCGCTATCGTTCCATGCGCGACTTCTCCATCACATCCGAGCCAAGCGGCAGGCAAAAAGGTGCCGCTCCCAAGCAGGGTCAGTTCCCCTTCGTTGTTCAGAAACACTCCGCGACGCGGCTTCACTACGACTTTCGACTTGGCTGGAACGGGGTTCTAAAAAGCTGGGCTGTCGCTAAAGGCCCGAGTTATGTCCCCAGCGAGAGACGTCTTGCAGTCGAGGTCGAAGATCATCCCATGGCGTACGGCGGCTTCGAGGGCATTATTCCAAAGGGCCAATATGGCGGAGGCACCGTCATGATCTGGGATCAGGGAACCTGGGAACCACAGGCCGGCCACACCGACGTGGCTGAAGGATTGCGTAAGGGATCGCTCAAGTTCGTCATGCACGGCAAAAAAATGCGCGGCAAATGGGCACTCGTTCGCATGGAAGGAAAGGCTGGCGGCGAACGAAAGCCAAACTGGCTTCTGATCAAGGAACATGATGAGTTCGAGAAGACTGCGGATGACGAGCCCATCACTGAAGAGATGCCGAACAGCGTCGTCACCGGGCGTAGCTTAGAACAGATTGCCGAACATGAAGACCATGTCTGGGACTCCAGCAAGACTGCGGATGGCAACGCCTGGTACAGGCAGGAGCCGACAAATAGCAATGGAGCGAAGAAGAAGAGAGCCGCAAGCCCGCTTCCCTCGCTCGCGAAAATTCCTGATGAGAAATTGCCCGGATTCATGGAGCCTCAACTCGCGTCTTCGACGGCCACACCTCCCAGGGGACCTGGCTGGCTGCATGAGCTAAAGCTCGACGGCTACCGCATCCAGGCTCGAAAAGAAGGTAAGAAAGTTCAGCTCCTGACCCGCAACGGTCTCGACTGGACGCACCGCATGAAGACCATTGCCGAACAAATTGCGGCTCTTCCAGTAGAACTGGCCATCCTTGATGGAGAGGTAGTCGTGCTCTCCGAGGACGGCACGACGAGCTTTGCGAACCTGCAAGCTTCCTTTCAGGAAGGCGTCAAGCACCCACTTACCTACTTTGTATTCGACCTGCTTCATCTCAACGGACACAATCTTCGCCCGCGGCCGCTGAAGGAGAGAAAAGAACTACTCTTGAGCATCGTTCAGGATGCGGGCGAGTTCATCCGCTTCAGCGAACACCTGGAGGCTGATGGAATGGAGTTATTCCATCATGCTTGTGAGCTTCATGCCGAAGGCATCGTATCGAAATCAGCGTCGTCTGCCTATGTCTCTGGACGATCCTCAAGCTGGCTGAAGTCGAAGTGTATCCACGAACAGGAGTTCGTGATCGGCGGCTACACACTCCTCTCGAATGGAGGTCTTGGCGTGGGTGCATTGCTGCTCGGCTACTATCGGGATGGCGCACTGATCTATGCAGGCCGGACAGGCACAGGCTTTACGCAAAAGACCCATCAGGCACTGCGATCGCAGCTCGATGAGCGCAAACAGGAGAAGAGTCCCTTTCATGGTCAGCTACCTGCCGACGCGCGGCGCGGTGCGATCTGGGTGAAGCCCGAATTGGTAGCCCAGGTAACCTTCGCTACCTGGACCGCCGATAACCTGGTTAGGCAAGCCGCGTTCCAAGGCATTCGGGAAGATAAACCCGCAATTGAGGTACGGAAGGAAGATAGTGCGGTTTCCAAACCCCGAGCTACAAAACCCACGAAGAGCAAAACGCCAGCATCATTCCCTGCTCCAGTAGAGACGGCTCTATCGAAGAAAAACGTTCCCCCGGTATCGCCCATTACATTTACCAATCCAGATAAGATTCTCGACGCGGAAACAAATCTGACCAAAAGTAAGTTGGCGGAGTACTACTGGGAGATCGCTCCCTTCATCCTGCCTCACATCGCGAACCGGCCGTTGTCCTTAGTGCGTTGCCCCGATGGGACCGGCCATAACTGCTTCTTTCAGAAGCATGGGAACAAGACAGTGTCAGCAGCAGTCGATACCGTCTCCGTTCCCGATAAGAAGACCGGGAAACCAGAAGCCTACATTACTCTGTCAACGCGAGAGGCCGTTGCAGAGCTTGCGCAGATGGGCGTTCTCGAAGTGCACCCCTGGGGATCGTGCAATGAAGATCTTGAGCACCCCGATCGCATCATCTTCGATTTAGATCCTGACATCGCCATCTCCTGGCAGACTCTCGCGTCTACCGCTCTAGAGATCAGGAAGCAGCTAAAGACTTTGGGCCTTGTCAGCTTCCTGAAAACAACGGGAGGCAAGGGCCTGCATGTTGTAGTTCCCATACAGCCGACACGCGAGTGGATGGATGTCAAAGAGTTCTCGCACCAGTTTGTACTGGCGATGGAACAACAGAATCCAGATCTTTATCTAACAAAGATGAGTAAGGCAGCCCGCAAGAACAAGATTTATCTGGATTATCTTCGTAACGAACGAGGGGCGACAGCAGTCGCACCTTTTTCGCCCCGAGCGCGATCCGGTATGAACGTATCTTTGCCCTTAGACTGGTCCGAACTGAAACAGGATGAATATCCGGTCTGTCGTGTTGCCGACTTCGGAAAGTGGAGGAAACGGCTTAAATCGGATCCATGGAAGGATTTCTTCCAGGCACAGCAGGAACTCTCTTTTACCGTAGCGCGACAATAGCGATGCGATAAGAAGGTATCCAGTATGGCTTGCATCGAACCTTGATAGCCCTCAGCGTAGCAACGAAGATATCGAGGATCTAGATAGCAAGGAAGGAATTGCAATGTCTCAGAGCCACGTTCAGGAACACATTGATCTCATCGCCAAACACGAACAGGATTTCCTGTCACGGAGAACCCGCGCCGAAAAACTGAGTGATGAAGTCGCCGGATTCGCCGGGAGCCTGGCATTCGTTGGCCTCCACTTGGTGATCTTTGCGGCATGGATCACTCTGAACAGCCTCAAGATTACCCAACTACATCACTTCGATCCGCCGCCCTACTCTCTTCTCAGCACCATCGTGGCGCTGGAGGCGCTTCTTCTGGCAAGCTTCATCCTCATTCGGCAATCGCGCATAGGACGGCGCGGGGACGAAAGAGATCATCTGATGTTACAGATTCTTCTTCTGAGCGAGAGGGAGATCACCGCGGTCCTCGAAATGAGCAGGCAGTTGGCGAAACAGGCGGGTCTCGGAAGGGTGGCCGACCAACCCGAGATCAAAGAGCTCAGTGAGCAGACGTCCATCGAAGACATGGCAAAAAACATCCAGGAAAATATCCAGGCTGCGGAATAACCATGCGTCCTGCACATGCAGAGTGGCGGGACCTGAGTATTATGCGGTAGCCTGCTCTGCATGGCTCTGAAGACTCTTGCTCTGGCTGTTCTGATTCTCACCTCTCCATTCGCAACAGCTCAAAACGAGCGCAACCCCGCTTCGCCTCTCATCGCCTTTGACCCCTACTTCAGCGTCTGGTCGATGGCAGACAATCTTACCGACCAGAATACGAAGCACTGGACCGGTGCCGAGATGCCGATGCATGGTTTCGCCCGGATTGATGGCATATCATATCGCTGGATGGGCCGCAATCCCAGCATGACTCCAGCTATGAAGCAGACAGGGCTACATGTCACGCCGACGCGGACGGAGTACACGTTTGAGTCGGCGGGAGTCCGGCTGCAGGCGACGTTTCTCTCCCCCGGAATCCCTACGGATCTTGACCTGCTCTCGCAGCCAGTGACCTATCTCACCTGGAGAGCCACCGCAACCGACGGGAAACCACACACCATTGAACTTTATCTGGGGATTGATGCACGCATCGCCGTGGATACCTCCGATCAGCAGGTAACGTGGCGCCGCGGCAGGGCCGGTAATCTGGAAATCCTGAGCGTTGGTTCCCTGGAGCAGAGAGCACTCGTCCGGGCCGGAGACAATCTTCGCGCCGACTGGGGCTACTTCCATCTTGTCGTACCGGCTGACTCACAGGCGATGACTTCCACCGCTGCCAACTCACAGGCCGAATTTCTCAAGACCGGCGGAATCCCGCACGACGACGATCTCGATCAGCCTCGGCAGGCCAATCGTGCCCCGCTGCTGGCCGTGGCAGAGACGCTGCAGGTGAGCGCATCGCAAACCGTCGAGCGGCATGTCGGTCTCGCGTTCACGCAGCCTTTTGCAATCGAATATCTGAACCGCCGTCTTAAGCCCTACTGGGCTCGCAACGGAAAACCGGTGCAAGCCATGCTCATCGAAGCGATGCAAGGGTATGCCTCGGCTGTATCAAAGTCCGAGGCATACGATAAACAGCTAACCGCGAAGCTCATAAAAGATGGTGGACCGGTCTATGCACGGCTCGCGACGCTTGCCTTCCGGCAGACACTGGCTGCCAATGGCCTGGCTGCCGATATGGATGGATCTCCGCTGCAGTTTCCTAAAGAGAACTTTTCTAATGGCTGCATCGCGACCGTCGATGTGCTTTATCCTTCCTCGCCGTTCTTTCTCTACTTCAACCCGGCCCTGCTGGAGGCGCAGCTAAAGCCTGTGATGGAGTACGCCTCTCTCCCAAGGTGGAGGTTCCCTTTTGCGCCGCACGACTTAGGAACTTATCCACTGGCTAACGGCCAGGTTTACGGCGGCGGAGAGATGACTGAAGAGGACCAGATGCCTGTGGAAGAAAGCGGCAACATGCTGCTGATGATCGCAGCAATGGGCAGGGCTCAGGGCGACTGGCACTTCGCGAAGCAGTACTGGCCGCTGCTGGTCAAGTGGGCAGCCTATTTGAAAGATAAAGGTCTTGATCCGGAAAACCAGCTCTCCACCGATGATTTTGCCGGCCACCTCGCACACAATGCGAACCTCTCCATCAAAGCGATTGATGCGCTCGGAGCCTTTGCCGAAATAGCAAAGGGAGTTGGCGATGACAAGCTGGCCAGAGAATACACAGCTCTGTCTCAGGACATGGCTAAGAAGTGGATTGACCTGGCAAAGGAAGGCGACCACTACAAACTGGCATTCGATTCTGCAAACACCTGGAGCCAAAAGTACAACCTGGTGTGGGACGACCTGCTCGAACTGAGGCTCTTTCCTGCATCCGTGAAGAACGCCGAGTTGGCGTACTACAAGACAAAGCTCAACCAGTACGGCCTTCCGCTCGACAGTCGAAGAGATTACACGAAGCTCGACTGGGAGCTGTGGACGGCAACGTTGGCCGACGAGGATGCTACCTTCCGCATGCTGGTCGTCCCGCTGGGAAGGTGGCTGGATGAAACCCCAACCCGTGTCCCACTTACCGATTGGTACGACACAAAGACCGGCAAACAGGAGGGCTTTCAAGCACGATCCGTCGTAGGAGGCATCTTCATCCGATCGCTGCGGCAGTCAGGGCTTGGCCCCAAGTAGTGAGCTAGCCTCTCTTCGACAAGGCTAGAGCGTCATGAAAGCTGACGAATAAGATGAGCGAGCGGAAGCCGAACCCCCATCAATCAGAGTTGCTGACCTGCGCCACCCGCCCCGCAGACGCGAACAAGCAGGACTAGCGGTGCAACCAGCCCGTAACGAACGGTGCGACGAGCAGCGCTGTGCTTCCATAGATAGAGGGCAACTGGAGTGGAGTTGCGGTAGTAGAACCGCACCAATGCGCGTCCCGCACGCGAGCGCGCCAACACCCCGTCACGGAATGAGCGAAGCGTATCCAGTTGCGGAACGCTGGACGTACCGTAGCAGGCCGTCGCGATGAAGCAAGCCCCGCTTTGACAGTTCAGCACATCGTCCGCTTTGCCGAACTCCTTCTCGATAGCAGCCGTTGTAGGCGCTTCAAAAGAAAAGTGAAGAATCTGCGTCCAGAAGACCTTGCTGGCGGTCATAAAGCTCTTTTCATCAGAGTGCACCAGAGGCTCGAGGGACGCCCCCTGAACCGTCTGATCTACGCTGACACCGACCACCTCCGAGCCTGCATAATCTAGATCGAGCGGGGCTTCGGGATCACCATGCGTAAAGAAGATCCGGTTGTCCCTATACGTCACTTTGAGCGAAACATGGACGTACGATTTCTTACCTTCCTTCTCTTTCTCACGCAGCCTCTGCAGCCAGCAGGATTTGAGGATGAGCCCCACCCGCTCCGATCCCTGCTTCTGAAAATCTTGCTGGATCTTCGCCATAAACTCTTTACGGCGCTCATCCTTGTACCCCTCCACCGTGTCACGTAATTTTTGCAGTTTGGGCTCTACCGTGATCTCCCAAAGAACCCACCCCGCGATCAAGGCGATGCCTACTGCGATGCCTCCTGCCTTGCCCAGGGCGCGAGTTCCCAGCGCCGCATCGGCAGCAGCAGCCTCTTCACCGGCAGCCGCTCCCAAGCCTCCCTCCAGACCCTCTGAATCCGCGAGAGCCTTCGTACCCAGTCCTCCCTCGGCCTCTCCCAGTGCCTTAGTCCCAACGCCTCCTTCCGCCTCGCCTAACGCCTTGGTGCTCTCAGGCTCAGCCTTCGGTTTCGTCTCCGGCGGCGGATTCACCTTATTCTCCGGCCCCTTGCCGAGATCCAGCGTCGGCGTCGGATGCGTCGCGGCGTGGCTGACGAAGTTCACTCCGCGAAAGCTGCCCATCTGAAAGGTCGCCTGCGTGCATCCGGAGCACGCGGGGATGGGTTCAAACACAGTCTGCCCATTCACCTGCCGAACGCGCTCCGTAAGAAAATGGACTGTTCCTCTCGCGTTCTCGGGAAGCCTCCCCGCAAGGTCTTCAAAGATCTTCCGCTCCGCATCGTTGATGTGCGAGAACGGAAATTCGCGACGGCTGCCCGCACCTGCGATGCTCCGAGTAGCCGAGGTTGCCGCCCCTGGTCCACCCGCGGGAGAGTGCGCATGGTACACCGGCGCTCCCTGCCCCAAAGCGTCCGTGGCCGCTCCGCTGATGGCGCGCATCTCGCGCGGTCCGGTATACCCCTCCACGTCGATGATGGCGGAAGCAATCACCCGCGTCTCGCCCGGAACTGGACCGCCAGTGCGGATGATCTCCTCCAGGCGGGTCACGTTGGCGGAAAAATCCGCATCCGCATGAATCGGTGGCGGAGTCGGCTGCCGCTGCACGCTCTTCGCCTCGCCCCTGCGCTGCTGCACCGTGTGCGCAAGCTCGTGCGCCAGCAGACGGCGGCCTGCCCAGGTCTCCGGGGCATACCGTCCGCGAGCAAACACAATGTGATCGCCCGCCGTGTACGCATTGGCTCCAATCCCCTCCGCCGACTGGTGCGCGCGCGCGTCATTGTGAATGCGAATCCGGCTGAAGTCGAATCCGAAGCGCCCTTCGAGGAAGGGCCGCGCAGAACCATCCAGCGGATTACCCGACGTCGCCAGCACATGATGCACGAGCGGAGGAGCGAACTCCGGATACGCCTGGCCATCGGCCTCGCGTTGCACCTTGCCTTCGCTCTTCCGCCGCGCCTTCCGGCACGTTTCACACTCCTCGCCGCGGGCTGGCGAACCGCAGGCGCAGCGTCGAATCATCGGCGCACCGCCGCCCCCCGGAGACGACGGAAAGCTCGGCGGAGCCGATGCCATTACAGCATCTGCAACTCGTTCGGCCTCCATCTCCAGCGCATCCTGCACCGGCCCCACACGCAACTGTGCCGGTGTGGTCCTGGCTGCGGGCTTGCGCTCCGCTGAGGCAAACTCCATGATGTACGCTCCTCCTGCGGCAACCCTTCGTTCAGACCCCGACGCGCTCTTCGTCCTCTACAGGCGCGGAGTCCTTCGCGGCGCTCTCTTCCAATACCTCCATGCTGCTCACGGCCCTCTCGTAGAGTTCCGGATAGCAGCGTGCAACACGGCGTTCCAGCCGCTCCATCAGATCGGGATCGACCTTCGATCCCGCCATTAGATGAGTGAAGCCAAGACGCGCAGCGCCGCCGTTCACAGCCTGCCCATACGACTCGAACAGATACGTGATGGGCACGCCCTCATACGCCGCGCAGGCCGCCAGCAGGTACTGTTCAAACAGTGGATTGAGCACACGTTTGTCGTCCCAATCGTCAAAGGCCCTGCGGTTCTCCGGCGCACGCAGCACCGACAGCACCGTATCCGCATAACGACGAAGGAGATCCGTTCGGTTGCCGCCGACTATGCCGCAACACGCCGCCGTCTGCACCGGAGAAAAGGTGCGATACCACGTCCACTCCTCTGGAATCCGGCGGTTGCCATGGACCCGGATCATCAGCGCGGCGCGGTCCGCGTCATACCAGGGCAGAGCCGCGACGGTGTCTTCCGGATTCTGCGCCACCACTGCAGCCGTCCTGGCCCACTCCGGCAGCGGCTGAAACAGGTATACGTCGGAGTCGATGTGTACATAGGGCTGATACTGCTCCGCATAGCACTGCAACTTGCCCATCATCCACCAGTCGGTGTCGTCTTCGGCCAGCACATTCAACGATGTCGAGACCTCATCGAAGCGCAGGCCAAGCTGGCCGATCAGCATCTCGGCACCGGCGTCGTCCGTCCACAAAGCCAGAGAGCTGAAGTGCGGGCGGGCGCTCTCCACCGACAGAATCCAGGAAAGACGGTGATGCAGCTCCGTCTTCCAGGTAAAGTTGCGCCCGGACAGATGAGGACGGCTCCAGAATGACCAGACTGCTCGCAAGGGACCTCCTGTTAGATCAGCTCACCGC
This is a stretch of genomic DNA from Granulicella sp. WH15. It encodes these proteins:
- the msrA gene encoding peptide-methionine (S)-S-oxide reductase MsrA; translated protein: MSSFETAILAGGCFWGMQDLLRRYPGVISTRVGYAGGDVENATYRNHGTHAEAIEIVFDPKQISYRKLLEFFFQIHDPTTLNRQGNDLGTSYRSAIFYTNEEQKRTAEETIADVNASGLWPGKAVTEVVAAGPFWEAEPEHQDYLERIPNGYTCHFIRPDWKLPHRAA
- the ligD gene encoding DNA ligase D, which translates into the protein MKTHRKQAPSDAVEEQLERYRSMRDFSITSEPSGRQKGAAPKQGQFPFVVQKHSATRLHYDFRLGWNGVLKSWAVAKGPSYVPSERRLAVEVEDHPMAYGGFEGIIPKGQYGGGTVMIWDQGTWEPQAGHTDVAEGLRKGSLKFVMHGKKMRGKWALVRMEGKAGGERKPNWLLIKEHDEFEKTADDEPITEEMPNSVVTGRSLEQIAEHEDHVWDSSKTADGNAWYRQEPTNSNGAKKKRAASPLPSLAKIPDEKLPGFMEPQLASSTATPPRGPGWLHELKLDGYRIQARKEGKKVQLLTRNGLDWTHRMKTIAEQIAALPVELAILDGEVVVLSEDGTTSFANLQASFQEGVKHPLTYFVFDLLHLNGHNLRPRPLKERKELLLSIVQDAGEFIRFSEHLEADGMELFHHACELHAEGIVSKSASSAYVSGRSSSWLKSKCIHEQEFVIGGYTLLSNGGLGVGALLLGYYRDGALIYAGRTGTGFTQKTHQALRSQLDERKQEKSPFHGQLPADARRGAIWVKPELVAQVTFATWTADNLVRQAAFQGIREDKPAIEVRKEDSAVSKPRATKPTKSKTPASFPAPVETALSKKNVPPVSPITFTNPDKILDAETNLTKSKLAEYYWEIAPFILPHIANRPLSLVRCPDGTGHNCFFQKHGNKTVSAAVDTVSVPDKKTGKPEAYITLSTREAVAELAQMGVLEVHPWGSCNEDLEHPDRIIFDLDPDIAISWQTLASTALEIRKQLKTLGLVSFLKTTGGKGLHVVVPIQPTREWMDVKEFSHQFVLAMEQQNPDLYLTKMSKAARKNKIYLDYLRNERGATAVAPFSPRARSGMNVSLPLDWSELKQDEYPVCRVADFGKWRKRLKSDPWKDFFQAQQELSFTVARQ
- a CDS encoding DUF6734 family protein: MRAVWSFWSRPHLSGRNFTWKTELHHRLSWILSVESARPHFSSLALWTDDAGAEMLIGQLGLRFDEVSTSLNVLAEDDTDWWMMGKLQCYAEQYQPYVHIDSDVYLFQPLPEWARTAAVVAQNPEDTVAALPWYDADRAALMIRVHGNRRIPEEWTWYRTFSPVQTAACCGIVGGNRTDLLRRYADTVLSVLRAPENRRAFDDWDDKRVLNPLFEQYLLAACAAYEGVPITYLFESYGQAVNGGAARLGFTHLMAGSKVDPDLMERLERRVARCYPELYERAVSSMEVLEESAAKDSAPVEDEERVGV
- a CDS encoding DUF4157 domain-containing protein; translation: MEFASAERKPAARTTPAQLRVGPVQDALEMEAERVADAVMASAPPSFPSSPGGGGAPMIRRCACGSPARGEECETCRKARRKSEGKVQREADGQAYPEFAPPLVHHVLATSGNPLDGSARPFLEGRFGFDFSRIRIHNDARAHQSAEGIGANAYTAGDHIVFARGRYAPETWAGRRLLAHELAHTVQQRRGEAKSVQRQPTPPPIHADADFSANVTRLEEIIRTGGPVPGETRVIASAIIDVEGYTGPREMRAISGAATDALGQGAPVYHAHSPAGGPGAATSATRSIAGAGSRREFPFSHINDAERKIFEDLAGRLPENARGTVHFLTERVRQVNGQTVFEPIPACSGCTQATFQMGSFRGVNFVSHAATHPTPTLDLGKGPENKVNPPPETKPKAEPESTKALGEAEGGVGTKALGEAEGGLGTKALADSEGLEGGLGAAAGEEAAAADAALGTRALGKAGGIAVGIALIAGWVLWEITVEPKLQKLRDTVEGYKDERRKEFMAKIQQDFQKQGSERVGLILKSCWLQRLREKEKEGKKSYVHVSLKVTYRDNRIFFTHGDPEAPLDLDYAGSEVVGVSVDQTVQGASLEPLVHSDEKSFMTASKVFWTQILHFSFEAPTTAAIEKEFGKADDVLNCQSGACFIATACYGTSSVPQLDTLRSFRDGVLARSRAGRALVRFYYRNSTPVALYLWKHSAARRTVRYGLVAPLVLLVRVCGAGGAGQQL
- a CDS encoding Ku protein translates to MARPTWSGQIQISLVSIGVKIFPASNSARQVEFHQIDRKTGKRVHHQNVAEGESVEQKDVIKGFEYAKGMYVQIEPDELKRLRIPTATVMEIRQFVKAEEISRELIDRPYFVAPKDEAQAKALAIMRKGLAQTGTMGIGEIAFSGREHLVAIAAPLDPKQGGLMLYTLRYKEELRDPQSAVGSVKDTAIDSKELSLAKQLISSGTSTFDHAAYKNDYESAVRKLVDAKRKNKPLPVEEPKQRSGKVINLMDALRQSLAKKKTSSTSSQKGSARRGKAA
- the msrB gene encoding peptide-methionine (R)-S-oxide reductase MsrB, whose product is MPNYTKDPDAIARLSPEQFQVTQQSGTERPFDNAYWDYSEPGLYVDVVSGEPLFSSLDKFDSDCGWPSFTKPVEGDNVEQRPDNSYGMARTEVRSSHGDSHLGHVFDDGPQEAGGLRYCINSASLRFIPVDELESEGYGDYLKLFDPKEE
- a CDS encoding DUF1003 domain-containing protein; its protein translation is MSQSHVQEHIDLIAKHEQDFLSRRTRAEKLSDEVAGFAGSLAFVGLHLVIFAAWITLNSLKITQLHHFDPPPYSLLSTIVALEALLLASFILIRQSRIGRRGDERDHLMLQILLLSEREITAVLEMSRQLAKQAGLGRVADQPEIKELSEQTSIEDMAKNIQENIQAAE
- a CDS encoding glutaminase family protein, which gives rise to MALKTLALAVLILTSPFATAQNERNPASPLIAFDPYFSVWSMADNLTDQNTKHWTGAEMPMHGFARIDGISYRWMGRNPSMTPAMKQTGLHVTPTRTEYTFESAGVRLQATFLSPGIPTDLDLLSQPVTYLTWRATATDGKPHTIELYLGIDARIAVDTSDQQVTWRRGRAGNLEILSVGSLEQRALVRAGDNLRADWGYFHLVVPADSQAMTSTAANSQAEFLKTGGIPHDDDLDQPRQANRAPLLAVAETLQVSASQTVERHVGLAFTQPFAIEYLNRRLKPYWARNGKPVQAMLIEAMQGYASAVSKSEAYDKQLTAKLIKDGGPVYARLATLAFRQTLAANGLAADMDGSPLQFPKENFSNGCIATVDVLYPSSPFFLYFNPALLEAQLKPVMEYASLPRWRFPFAPHDLGTYPLANGQVYGGGEMTEEDQMPVEESGNMLLMIAAMGRAQGDWHFAKQYWPLLVKWAAYLKDKGLDPENQLSTDDFAGHLAHNANLSIKAIDALGAFAEIAKGVGDDKLAREYTALSQDMAKKWIDLAKEGDHYKLAFDSANTWSQKYNLVWDDLLELRLFPASVKNAELAYYKTKLNQYGLPLDSRRDYTKLDWELWTATLADEDATFRMLVVPLGRWLDETPTRVPLTDWYDTKTGKQEGFQARSVVGGIFIRSLRQSGLGPK